The following are encoded together in the Triticum dicoccoides isolate Atlit2015 ecotype Zavitan chromosome 6B, WEW_v2.0, whole genome shotgun sequence genome:
- the LOC119325585 gene encoding putative invertase inhibitor has translation MGLTVRIVVGALLLLLLLAAPAAAAGEWDAPESCATPVSVEAACRGASDTHHGVDYEHCVRSLSADARSADASASAGIHGLAVLATRIAVDHAASTEAKIEDLAELEAEAEGAASRARFEHCLEQYGGAADLLRDALDNLQANVYGLAMQQLMAALGASRSCEDAWRGAPARAVPVAAHDREYERLAHIAIGFTHAAAK, from the coding sequence ATGGGGCTCACGGTGCGCATCGTCGTcggcgccctcctcctcctcctcctcctggcggcgccggcggcggcggcgggcgagtgGGACGCGCCGGAGTCGTGCGCGACCCCGGTGAGCGTGGAGGCGGCGTGCCGGGGCGCCTCCGACACGCACCACGGCGTGGACTACGAGCACTGCGTGCGGTCCCTGAGCGCGGACGCGCGCAGCGCCGACGCGTCGGCCTCCGCGGGGATCCACGGGCTGGCGGTGCTGGCCACGCGGATCGCCGTCGACCACGCCGCCAGCACGGAGGCCAAGATCGAGGACCTGGCGGAGCTCGAGGCGGAGGCCGAGGGCGCCGCCTCGCGCGCGCGGTTCGAGCACTGCCTGGAGCAGTACGGCGGCGCCGCCGACCTGCTCCGCGACGCGCTGGACAACCTGCAGGCCAACGTGTACGGGCTGGCCATGCAGCAGCTGATGGCGGCGCTGGGCGCGTCCCGGAGCTGCGAGGACGCCTGGAGGGGCGCCCCGGCccgcgccgtccccgtcgccgcccacgaccgcgagTACGAGCGCCTCGCCCACATCGCCATCGGCTTCACCCACGCCGCCGCCAAATGA
- the LOC119322698 gene encoding putative invertase inhibitor: MSSLPSHIFLLTAAALLFVPPPAMSSTGAIIRLPYGDDIIAETCQRCGENNHNVDYALCVASLSADPTGRDADLHGLALISAKLVRAGVAGMDSGMAALRGKEATRSTRWSCLNACIDVFRDAMVDLDDAIAAIEDGSYSDAKMKMAATTDAPVTCNDEFKEQGLQPPMEGEGRRLFQHAVISLAIISLI, encoded by the coding sequence ATGTCGTCGCTACCGAGCCACATCTtcctcctcaccgccgccgccctcttaTTCGTGCCGCCCCCGGCGATGTCCTCCACCGGCGCCATCATCCGGCTCCCTTACGGCGACGACATCATCGCCGAGACCTGCCAGAGATGCGGCGAGAACAACCACAACGTGGACTACGCCCTTTGCGTCGCCTCCCTCTCAGCTGACCCCACCGGTCGCGACGCCGACCTCCACGGGCTCGCCCTCATCTCGGCCAAGCTGGTGCGGGCGGGGGTGGCGGGCATGGACTCCGGCATGGCAGCGCTCCGGGGCAAGGAGGCAACGAGGTCGACAAGGTGGTCCTGCCTCAACGCCTGCATAGACGTGTTCCGGGACGCCATGGTCGACCTcgacgacgccatcgccgccatcgaGGATGGAAGTTATTCTGACGccaagatgaagatggccgccACCACCGACGCGCCAGTGACCTGCAACGACGAGTTCAAGGAGCAGGGATTGCAGCCGCCCATGGAAGGGGAGGGCCGGCGCCTGTTCCAGCACGCCGTCATCTCCCTCGCCATCATCTCATTAATCTGA